A single genomic interval of bacterium harbors:
- a CDS encoding rhodanese-like domain-containing protein codes for MARAGKGYRQVRPLAAALACAICCWALPAVGAGVADAGAGLEPAGGPADCFVPASVLRSRLQTAAAGKAPILVDVRDAASYGRARIPGSINVPLFAVKTKPFLRQASFVLVNDGFEGRRLLEECGALREQGFASVAVLKGGLSAWAAVGGAIVGDGSALAGVRSVPPQSLRAERAGRDVAIVDIRRGAGAAPGEELPGAKVLPYAGDARGFVERLDAEVGRWRAEGKRSVILVDEDGSAFTQLLTVIEETNTRWGGDPGLFFGEGGLQAYRGLVESQAKTLAGQRGKDAEGCKTCP; via the coding sequence ATGGCGAGAGCAGGGAAGGGGTATCGGCAGGTGCGCCCGCTGGCGGCTGCGCTGGCGTGCGCGATCTGCTGCTGGGCGTTGCCCGCCGTCGGGGCGGGAGTGGCGGACGCCGGGGCCGGGCTGGAGCCCGCGGGAGGGCCCGCGGACTGCTTCGTCCCGGCATCGGTCCTCCGCTCCCGCTTGCAGACGGCAGCCGCCGGCAAGGCGCCGATCCTCGTCGATGTCCGGGACGCCGCGAGTTACGGACGCGCAAGGATTCCTGGCTCGATCAACGTCCCGCTGTTTGCCGTGAAGACCAAGCCCTTCCTGAGGCAAGCGTCGTTCGTCCTGGTGAACGACGGATTCGAGGGCCGGCGGCTGCTCGAGGAGTGCGGCGCCCTCCGGGAGCAGGGTTTCGCGTCCGTCGCGGTGCTCAAAGGCGGGCTGTCCGCCTGGGCGGCGGTCGGAGGGGCGATCGTCGGGGACGGTTCGGCCCTTGCCGGCGTCCGCTCCGTTCCCCCGCAGTCGCTGCGGGCCGAGCGGGCGGGCCGGGACGTCGCGATCGTGGATATCCGACGTGGGGCTGGCGCGGCCCCTGGCGAGGAACTCCCGGGCGCCAAGGTCCTGCCGTACGCGGGCGACGCCAGGGGATTCGTCGAGCGGCTGGACGCGGAAGTCGGGCGCTGGCGCGCAGAGGGAAAGCGCAGCGTCATTCTCGTCGACGAGGACGGGAGTGCGTTCACGCAACTGCTGACAGTCATAGAGGAAACGAATACACGCTGGGGCGGGGACCCCGGTCTCTTCTTCGGCGAGGGCGGTCTTCAGGCCTACCGGGGTCTCGTGGAGTCCCAGGCGAAGACTCTCGCAGGCCAGCGAGGGAAGGACGCGGAAGGCTGCAAGACGTGCCCCTGA